A genome region from Paludibacterium sp. B53371 includes the following:
- a CDS encoding LysR substrate-binding domain-containing protein has protein sequence MGRVSLDLEVLRSFVAGVELGSFAQAAERVSRSTSAVSAQLKKLEEQAGQPLLRKAGRGLVLTPAGEVMLAYARRLLALNDEAVQAVQGSGVQGGWLRFGMQEDFAETLLPTILGRFSRAHPQFGLDVKVARNQPLLDGLTRGELDLALVWDGGESWPHRQAMGTLPLHWIDSRESPCAWPGAAPVPLVLFEAPCLIRAAACTALEQAGHAWRQAFSSGSLSSLWAAVAAGLGVTVRTPAGLPETLMIRHDLPPLPAIRCLLCRAEDVPSPGVGRLADTVTRALQDYLRPLPGVALA, from the coding sequence ATGGGCCGAGTCAGTCTGGATCTGGAGGTGTTGCGCAGCTTTGTGGCGGGTGTCGAGCTGGGCAGCTTTGCGCAGGCAGCAGAGCGAGTCAGTCGCTCCACGTCGGCTGTCAGTGCGCAATTGAAGAAGCTGGAAGAGCAGGCGGGGCAGCCGCTGTTGCGCAAGGCTGGCCGTGGCCTGGTGCTCACACCGGCGGGTGAGGTGATGCTTGCCTATGCGCGGCGGCTGCTGGCTTTGAATGACGAGGCGGTACAGGCGGTGCAGGGGAGTGGGGTGCAGGGGGGCTGGCTGCGTTTCGGGATGCAGGAAGATTTTGCCGAGACGCTGCTGCCGACGATTCTGGGGCGGTTTTCCCGTGCGCATCCGCAGTTTGGCCTGGACGTGAAGGTGGCGCGTAACCAGCCTTTGCTGGATGGTTTGACGCGCGGGGAGCTGGATCTGGCCCTGGTCTGGGATGGTGGTGAGTCCTGGCCGCACCGACAGGCAATGGGGACGCTGCCATTGCACTGGATCGACAGCCGGGAAAGTCCCTGTGCGTGGCCGGGCGCTGCGCCCGTGCCGCTGGTGTTGTTCGAGGCGCCCTGCCTGATACGTGCCGCGGCCTGTACGGCGCTGGAGCAGGCTGGTCATGCCTGGCGCCAGGCGTTTAGCAGTGGCAGTCTGAGTAGTCTCTGGGCGGCGGTGGCTGCCGGGCTGGGGGTGACAGTGCGCACCCCGGCGGGCTTGCCGGAGACGCTGATGATCCGTCACGATCTGCCGCCCTTGCCGGCGATTCGTTGTCTGCTTTGCCGCGCCGAGGACGTCCCGTCTCCCGGGGTCGGCCGTCTGGCTGACACCGTCACCCGGGCCTTGCAGGATTATCTGCGGCCCTTGCCGGGCGTGGCGCTGGCGTAG
- a CDS encoding carboxymuconolactone decarboxylase family protein has product MQTTPSSLDNLGRLAPKLAELSQSLLFDDIWQRAGLSPRERSIATVSALLALYRPQQLPFHLQKALDHGVSRSELGELMTHLAFYAGWPAAVSAIDILATLPEAK; this is encoded by the coding sequence ATGCAGACCACCCCCTCCAGCCTCGACAATCTGGGCCGACTGGCGCCGAAACTGGCCGAACTGAGCCAAAGCCTGCTGTTTGACGACATCTGGCAGCGCGCCGGACTCAGTCCGCGCGAACGTAGCATCGCTACGGTCTCCGCCCTGCTGGCGCTCTACCGACCACAGCAACTGCCGTTCCACCTGCAAAAAGCCCTCGACCACGGCGTCAGTCGCAGCGAACTGGGTGAACTGATGACCCATCTGGCGTTTTATGCCGGCTGGCCGGCGGCGGTCTCCGCGATCGATATCCTGGCAACCCTTCCAGAAGCAAAGTGA
- the ycaO gene encoding 30S ribosomal protein S12 methylthiotransferase accessory factor YcaO — protein sequence MSQSEHFIPGKDAALETTIARLQGQLAALGLEVEEQLWLNSVDNVWSVHLANKHCPLIYVNGKGASELAARASALGEFFERVSNNYFWSHYYLGREIANRPHVFFPQERWFALDDGDTWPQGLLNETLQALYNPEGSIPASALVELNSGNHERGICTLPYVRLRDGETTWFPINIIGNLYVSNGMAAGNTAPEARTQALSEILERHVKFKVLREGLCLPDVPQAVIDRYPKIAAGIQGLRDAGFGILVKDASLGGEFPVMCVTMLNPRDQGVFASFGAHPRFEIALERALTELLQGRALAQLDGFPEPGFDMDEVADPQNLEIHFVDSSGVIAWRYFSDTPDFTFCDWNFSQTTADDYAWICNCIQQAGFDIYVADFEHLGVYACRILVPGMSEIYPLEELEWENNSVGNQLRPYLLRLPSLDNDECRTLLELLEEHGLDDLRPVPALIGVAADADSPWKELRVGELKTLLALALGDEDGIREGCDWIRHLGHMTPARHKVYRALAALLDLQGDAEHSLTLLYGHDTVAQAKQLLNGETRFFGLQELGANVEHSRLHQSLLNEYRKLWP from the coding sequence ATGTCACAAAGCGAACACTTCATCCCGGGCAAGGACGCCGCACTCGAAACCACGATCGCGCGCCTGCAAGGCCAGCTGGCAGCGCTCGGGCTGGAGGTGGAAGAGCAACTCTGGCTCAACTCGGTAGATAACGTCTGGTCGGTGCATCTGGCCAACAAGCACTGCCCGCTGATCTACGTCAACGGCAAGGGCGCCAGCGAACTGGCCGCCCGGGCCAGCGCCCTGGGCGAGTTCTTCGAGCGCGTCAGCAACAATTACTTCTGGTCGCACTACTACCTGGGCAGGGAGATCGCCAACCGGCCGCATGTCTTCTTCCCGCAGGAGCGCTGGTTTGCCCTCGACGACGGCGATACCTGGCCGCAGGGGTTGCTCAACGAGACCCTGCAGGCGCTGTACAACCCGGAAGGCAGCATTCCGGCCTCCGCACTGGTGGAGCTGAACTCCGGCAACCACGAGCGCGGTATCTGCACCCTGCCCTATGTGCGCCTGCGCGATGGTGAAACCACCTGGTTCCCGATCAACATCATCGGCAACCTGTATGTCAGCAACGGCATGGCCGCCGGCAACACCGCGCCGGAAGCCCGCACCCAGGCGCTGTCGGAAATTCTCGAACGCCATGTCAAATTCAAGGTCCTGCGCGAAGGCCTGTGCCTGCCGGACGTGCCGCAGGCCGTCATCGACCGCTACCCGAAGATCGCGGCCGGCATTCAGGGGCTGCGTGATGCCGGCTTTGGCATCCTGGTCAAGGATGCCTCGCTGGGCGGCGAATTCCCGGTCATGTGCGTCACCATGCTCAACCCGCGCGACCAGGGCGTCTTCGCCAGCTTCGGCGCCCACCCGCGCTTCGAGATCGCCCTGGAGCGGGCGCTGACCGAACTGCTGCAAGGACGTGCCCTGGCACAACTGGACGGCTTCCCCGAGCCGGGCTTCGACATGGACGAAGTCGCCGACCCGCAAAACCTGGAAATCCACTTTGTCGATTCCAGCGGCGTGATCGCCTGGCGCTATTTCAGTGACACGCCGGACTTCACCTTCTGCGACTGGAACTTCAGCCAGACCACCGCCGACGACTATGCCTGGATCTGCAACTGCATCCAGCAGGCCGGCTTCGACATCTACGTCGCCGATTTCGAGCATCTCGGTGTCTACGCCTGCCGCATCCTGGTGCCGGGCATGTCCGAGATCTACCCGCTGGAAGAGCTGGAATGGGAAAACAACAGCGTCGGCAACCAGCTGCGCCCCTACCTGCTGCGCCTGCCGTCGCTCGACAATGACGAATGCCGGACACTGCTCGAGCTGCTGGAAGAGCATGGCCTGGACGACCTACGCCCCGTGCCGGCGCTGATCGGCGTGGCCGCCGATGCCGACAGCCCCTGGAAGGAACTGCGCGTCGGCGAGCTGAAAACCCTGCTGGCCCTGGCGCTGGGCGACGAAGACGGCATCCGCGAAGGCTGCGACTGGATCCGCCACCTCGGCCACATGACGCCGGCCCGTCACAAGGTTTACCGCGCCCTGGCGGCGCTGCTCGACCTGCAGGGCGATGCCGAACACAGCCTGACCCTGCTGTACGGCCACGACACTGTGGCGCAGGCGAAACAACTGCTGAACGGCGAGACCCGCTTCTTCGGCCTGCAGGAACTGGGCGCCAACGTGGAACACAGCCGCCTGCACCAGAGCTTGCTGAACGAATACCGCAAACTCTGGCCGTAA
- a CDS encoding PepSY domain-containing protein, which produces MFRSAPLFLSTLLLTSTTFASPAVNNQTDALSQAAISLQQAIQLSEQQVGGKAVSADFEHSLTGWQYEVNVLKNGLKYEAQVDADMGAVSVKAPTSH; this is translated from the coding sequence ATGTTTCGCTCTGCACCCTTGTTTCTCTCCACACTGCTGCTGACCAGCACCACCTTCGCCTCCCCAGCCGTCAACAACCAGACTGACGCACTCAGCCAGGCCGCCATCAGCCTGCAACAGGCCATCCAGCTATCCGAACAGCAGGTCGGCGGCAAGGCGGTCAGCGCCGATTTCGAACACAGCCTGACCGGCTGGCAATATGAAGTCAACGTGCTCAAAAACGGCCTGAAATATGAAGCACAGGTCGATGCCGACATGGGCGCCGTTTCCGTCAAGGCACCGACCAGCCACTAA
- a CDS encoding tautomerase family protein, protein MPYARIALNAGKPAHWLNAISTSLQQALEESFEVPPGDCFQIFQPCQPGELVYDRHYLGGPRSDNFLLIQLTAGRPRSAECKKAFYARLAEHLAASPGIAVEDIMVVITTTGLEDWSFGGGR, encoded by the coding sequence ATGCCCTATGCACGCATCGCCCTGAACGCCGGCAAGCCGGCACACTGGCTAAACGCCATTTCCACCAGCCTGCAGCAGGCACTGGAAGAAAGTTTCGAGGTCCCGCCAGGAGATTGTTTCCAGATATTCCAGCCATGCCAACCCGGCGAACTGGTATACGACCGCCACTACCTGGGCGGTCCGCGCAGCGACAACTTCCTGCTGATCCAGTTGACAGCCGGCCGGCCGCGCAGCGCTGAGTGCAAAAAAGCCTTCTACGCCAGGCTGGCCGAACATCTGGCGGCCAGCCCGGGCATTGCGGTGGAAGACATCATGGTCGTCATCACCACCACCGGGCTGGAGGACTGGTCGTTTGGCGGCGGACGTTAG
- a CDS encoding YgiQ family radical SAM protein: MTQVQATPKPIFSYRKYWAERFGTAPFLPMSRAEMDQLGWDSCDIILVSGDAYIDHPSFGAALIGRLLEAQGFRVGIIAQPDWHSASDFRQLGKPNLFFGVTSGNMDSMINRYTADRKPRSDDAYTPHGAPDKRPDRAVSVYAQRCREAYPGIGVLIGSIEASLRRIAHFDYWSDKVRQSVLVTSKADLLVYGNAERAIVEIAHRAGRGEKLSEMRDIRGTAFMVPHGWRPDEAWQEIDSTTVDVPGVIDAHKNPYEMEPAKPEAGEAAASGVQPVRFMNLQERVAARREARSRTVVRLPAYEAVAYDPVLYAHASRTLHLESNPGNARALVQLHGERDVWLNPPPIPLTTEEMDYVYGLHYARNPHPAYQGARIPAWEMIRFSVNIMRGCFGGCSFCSITEHEGRIIQSRSHESILREIEEIRDKTDGFTGHITDLGGPTANMYRLACKDKKIETSCRRLSCVYPDICDNLNTDHSSLIELYRKARALPGVKKISIGSGLRYDLAVRSPEYIKELVTHHVGGYLKIAPEHTEEGPLSKMMKPGMGAYEKFKELFERFSRQAGKEQYLIPYFIAAHPGTTDEDMVNLALWLKRHNFRLDQVQAFVPTPMALATTMWHTGRNPLKKLGRSSEKVDVVRDAYRRKLHKAFLRYHDPNNWPMLREALYNMGREDLIGYSKQHLIPPRQPAEGRNERNGRFNPAHTKHSGEPRVPARKPQGKGRR; encoded by the coding sequence ATGACGCAAGTACAAGCCACCCCCAAGCCGATTTTTTCCTATCGCAAATACTGGGCCGAGCGCTTCGGCACCGCCCCGTTCCTGCCGATGAGCCGTGCCGAAATGGACCAGCTCGGCTGGGACAGTTGCGACATCATCCTGGTATCCGGTGATGCCTATATCGACCACCCCAGCTTTGGTGCCGCCCTGATTGGCCGCCTGCTGGAGGCCCAGGGTTTCCGTGTCGGCATCATTGCCCAGCCGGACTGGCACAGCGCCAGCGATTTCCGCCAGCTCGGCAAGCCGAACCTGTTCTTCGGCGTCACCTCGGGCAATATGGACTCGATGATCAACCGCTACACCGCCGACCGCAAACCGCGCTCGGACGATGCCTACACGCCGCATGGCGCCCCGGACAAGCGACCGGACCGGGCCGTCAGCGTCTACGCCCAGCGCTGCCGTGAAGCCTATCCCGGCATCGGCGTGCTGATCGGCAGCATCGAAGCCAGCCTGCGCCGCATCGCCCACTTCGACTACTGGAGCGACAAGGTGCGCCAGTCGGTGCTGGTCACCTCCAAGGCCGACCTGCTGGTCTACGGCAACGCCGAGCGCGCCATTGTCGAGATCGCCCACCGTGCCGGACGTGGCGAAAAGCTGTCGGAAATGCGGGATATCCGTGGCACTGCCTTCATGGTGCCGCACGGCTGGCGTCCGGACGAGGCGTGGCAGGAGATCGACTCCACCACCGTCGACGTCCCCGGCGTGATCGATGCCCACAAGAACCCGTACGAGATGGAACCGGCCAAGCCGGAAGCCGGCGAAGCCGCCGCCAGCGGCGTACAGCCGGTCCGTTTCATGAATCTGCAGGAACGGGTCGCCGCGCGCCGCGAAGCCCGCAGCCGTACCGTGGTGCGCCTGCCTGCCTATGAGGCCGTGGCCTATGACCCGGTACTGTATGCCCACGCCAGCCGCACCCTGCACCTGGAGTCCAACCCCGGCAACGCCCGTGCCCTGGTGCAGCTGCATGGCGAACGCGACGTCTGGCTCAACCCGCCGCCGATTCCGCTCACCACCGAAGAAATGGACTACGTCTACGGGCTGCACTATGCACGCAACCCGCATCCGGCTTATCAGGGCGCCCGCATTCCCGCCTGGGAGATGATCCGCTTCTCGGTCAACATCATGCGCGGCTGTTTCGGCGGTTGCAGCTTCTGCTCCATCACCGAACACGAGGGCCGCATCATCCAGAGCCGCTCGCATGAATCGATCCTGCGCGAGATCGAGGAGATCCGCGACAAGACCGACGGCTTTACCGGCCATATCACCGACCTGGGCGGGCCGACCGCCAACATGTACCGGCTGGCCTGCAAGGACAAGAAAATCGAGACCTCCTGTCGCCGGCTCAGTTGCGTCTATCCGGACATCTGCGACAACCTCAACACCGACCACAGCTCGCTGATCGAGCTCTACCGCAAGGCGCGTGCCCTGCCCGGGGTCAAGAAAATCAGCATCGGCTCCGGCCTGCGCTATGACCTGGCGGTCCGCTCGCCCGAGTACATCAAGGAACTGGTCACCCACCATGTCGGCGGCTACCTGAAGATTGCCCCGGAACACACCGAGGAAGGCCCGCTGTCGAAAATGATGAAGCCGGGCATGGGCGCCTACGAGAAGTTCAAGGAACTGTTCGAGCGCTTCTCGCGTCAGGCCGGCAAGGAGCAGTACCTGATTCCCTACTTCATCGCTGCCCACCCGGGCACCACCGATGAAGACATGGTCAACCTGGCGCTGTGGCTCAAGCGGCACAACTTCCGCCTCGACCAGGTGCAGGCCTTCGTGCCGACGCCGATGGCGCTGGCCACCACCATGTGGCACACCGGCCGCAATCCGCTGAAAAAACTCGGCCGCAGCTCGGAAAAGGTCGACGTGGTGCGCGACGCCTACCGCCGCAAACTGCACAAGGCCTTCTTGCGCTATCACGACCCGAACAACTGGCCGATGCTGCGCGAGGCGCTGTACAACATGGGGCGCGAAGACCTGATCGGCTACAGCAAGCAACACCTGATTCCGCCGCGTCAGCCGGCCGAAGGCCGCAACGAGCGCAACGGGCGCTTCAATCCGGCGCACACCAAACACAGCGGCGAGCCGCGCGTACCGGCACGCAAACCGCAAGGCAAGGGCCGTCGTTAA
- a CDS encoding RidA family protein, which produces MSGYNAVLARNTENAHKAIGPYSQTVAFSHYNHLAAQLPIDPKTGAFVAGGVKEQAEQCFKNIKAIVESIDHSMTDIVRITIFLKNIADIDAVHAVHKSFFQSYVPALTTVAVAALPMNALVQVEALVSNGVGTIPNAPQAGDLIKIAKNVETAPISALSTQTVAFSHYNNLSAQLPIDVKTGKLVAGGVKEQAAQCLKNVKAILEGIDVPFDDIVKVNIFLKNLSDIDAVNEVYTTFFPDSAIARAVAYFPARTVVAAAALPMDALVQIEVVVSHGDGTPPQAVEDRHGIVIKANNTDNAPKSPLHTQTVAFSHYNNLSAQLPIDAKTGKLVAGGVKEQVAQCLKNVKAIVESINHSMADVVKVNVFLKQIDDMAAVDEVYGEFFPGGVPARRTVGVSALPHDALVQIDVVVSNAEGTPPAQ; this is translated from the coding sequence ATGAGTGGCTACAACGCAGTCCTGGCACGTAATACGGAAAACGCACACAAGGCAATCGGTCCTTATTCCCAGACCGTCGCTTTTTCGCATTACAACCATCTGGCGGCTCAACTGCCGATCGATCCGAAAACCGGCGCTTTTGTTGCTGGCGGTGTGAAAGAGCAGGCCGAGCAGTGCTTCAAGAATATCAAGGCCATCGTGGAAAGCATCGATCATTCGATGACTGATATCGTGCGCATCACGATTTTCCTCAAGAATATTGCTGACATCGATGCCGTTCACGCTGTTCACAAGTCTTTCTTCCAGAGCTATGTCCCGGCGCTGACCACCGTGGCCGTGGCCGCACTGCCGATGAATGCACTGGTGCAAGTGGAAGCGCTGGTATCCAATGGCGTGGGTACCATCCCGAATGCACCGCAAGCCGGCGATCTGATCAAGATCGCCAAGAATGTGGAAACCGCGCCGATCAGCGCGCTGTCGACGCAAACCGTGGCTTTCTCGCACTACAACAACCTGTCGGCACAGCTGCCGATCGACGTGAAGACCGGCAAGCTGGTGGCCGGTGGCGTCAAGGAGCAGGCTGCTCAGTGTCTGAAGAACGTCAAGGCGATTCTGGAAGGGATCGATGTGCCGTTTGACGATATCGTCAAGGTCAACATCTTCCTGAAGAATCTGTCGGATATCGACGCCGTCAACGAGGTGTACACCACCTTCTTCCCGGATTCGGCCATCGCCCGTGCCGTGGCTTACTTCCCGGCTCGTACCGTGGTTGCCGCTGCCGCGCTGCCGATGGATGCTCTGGTGCAAATCGAAGTCGTGGTTTCGCATGGCGACGGCACCCCGCCGCAAGCCGTTGAAGACCGTCACGGCATCGTGATCAAGGCCAACAATACCGACAATGCACCGAAGAGCCCGCTGCACACGCAAACCGTGGCCTTCTCGCATTACAACAACCTGTCGGCACAGCTGCCGATCGATGCCAAGACCGGCAAGCTGGTGGCTGGTGGTGTCAAGGAGCAGGTTGCTCAGTGCCTGAAGAACGTCAAGGCGATTGTCGAGAGCATCAACCACAGCATGGCTGACGTGGTGAAGGTGAATGTGTTCCTGAAGCAGATCGACGATATGGCTGCAGTGGACGAAGTGTATGGCGAGTTCTTCCCGGGTGGGGTACCGGCTCGTCGCACGGTGGGTGTTTCGGCACTGCCGCACGATGCCCTGGTGCAAATCGACGTCGTGGTTTCGAACGCCGAAGGCACGCCGCCGGCGCAGTAA
- a CDS encoding diguanylate cyclase, producing the protein MAAKRHLTERLLHLLAITLAVAAILAGWIWVHQFRTFSEQDNAIDQQRILQKTSQQVNQLAREVKLALGLADSIMAHHPDHDPRTDPLIQSMARQFHDETNGMITLRVLDRQNQITFPREKINGPLHPGPPTAFFQWLRKKPVGSVSFSNPVFNSETRQWNVIAGRLLQHQSHGIDIVYVAFDMNSMTNALGLTGPGPDMAIQLTGTDGTVLAHWPASPGLIGKNIKNSLLMQAASQQSAGQISNLEDTEGETFTSFMHDPNHPLILSVSTPRQAVEEPIADERQRIILAVTIFILTEVAAIGWINQLLGKLRQRQQRLESELVDKIEHVTALDRHAAQLESAKSTLERLSQTDPLTSLYNRRHFMDVLAQWLRRYAGDGQTFCMVYLDIDHFKAINDQHGHAIGDEVLIKVASLLQTQIRPGDLVARIGGEEFGLLLPETSIPQAVSAMERIRQALGAHTFDSSAGALHITFSAGVSLVRPGDSTASLMQRADQALYQAKTQGRNRVLSE; encoded by the coding sequence ATGGCCGCAAAACGCCATCTGACGGAACGCCTGCTGCACCTCCTGGCCATCACCCTGGCGGTCGCGGCCATTCTGGCCGGTTGGATATGGGTCCATCAGTTCCGCACCTTCAGCGAACAAGACAACGCCATCGATCAGCAGCGCATCCTGCAAAAAACCAGTCAGCAGGTCAACCAGCTGGCCCGCGAGGTCAAACTGGCACTTGGTCTGGCCGACAGCATCATGGCACACCACCCTGACCACGACCCGCGCACCGATCCGCTGATCCAGTCCATGGCCAGACAATTCCATGACGAAACCAACGGCATGATCACGCTGCGCGTGCTGGACCGGCAAAACCAGATCACCTTCCCGCGCGAAAAAATCAACGGCCCCCTGCACCCGGGGCCACCGACAGCATTCTTCCAGTGGCTGAGAAAGAAACCCGTGGGCAGCGTGTCGTTCAGCAACCCGGTATTCAACAGCGAGACCCGGCAATGGAACGTCATTGCCGGCCGCCTCCTGCAACACCAGAGTCACGGCATCGACATTGTCTACGTCGCCTTTGACATGAACAGCATGACCAACGCCCTGGGCCTGACCGGCCCCGGCCCCGACATGGCCATACAGCTCACGGGAACCGATGGCACCGTACTGGCACACTGGCCGGCCTCACCCGGCCTGATAGGCAAAAACATCAAGAACAGCCTGCTGATGCAGGCCGCCAGTCAACAAAGCGCAGGCCAGATCAGCAACCTAGAAGACACCGAAGGCGAGACCTTTACCAGCTTCATGCACGACCCCAACCATCCGCTGATCCTGTCGGTATCGACCCCCAGACAGGCGGTAGAAGAACCGATCGCCGACGAAAGACAGCGCATCATCCTGGCGGTCACCATCTTCATCCTGACCGAAGTTGCGGCGATTGGCTGGATCAACCAGCTGCTGGGCAAACTGCGCCAGCGCCAGCAACGACTGGAATCCGAACTGGTCGACAAGATCGAACATGTCACGGCCCTGGATCGCCACGCCGCGCAGCTGGAATCGGCCAAATCCACCCTGGAGCGCCTGTCGCAGACCGACCCGCTGACCTCGCTGTATAACCGGCGACATTTTATGGATGTACTGGCGCAATGGCTGCGGCGATATGCCGGAGATGGGCAGACTTTCTGCATGGTGTATCTGGATATCGATCACTTCAAGGCCATCAACGACCAGCATGGACATGCCATCGGTGACGAAGTGCTGATCAAGGTCGCCAGCCTGCTGCAAACACAGATCCGGCCGGGCGATCTGGTCGCCCGCATCGGCGGGGAGGAGTTTGGCCTGCTCTTACCGGAGACATCGATTCCACAGGCCGTGAGCGCCATGGAGCGGATCCGCCAGGCACTCGGCGCCCACACCTTCGACAGCAGCGCCGGCGCCCTGCACATCACCTTCAGCGCAGGCGTCAGCCTGGTGCGCCCGGGCGACAGCACCGCCAGCCTGATGCAACGCGCAGACCAGGCGCTGTACCAGGCCAAGACTCAGGGACGCAATCGCGTCCTGAGCGAATGA
- a CDS encoding HAD family hydrolase encodes MIKAVLFDLDGTLADTALDLGAALNHLLAEEGLPPRPDEQIRPIASHGARALIRLGFDVQPEDPAFEPLRQRFLAHYDLHLTDRTRLYDGVVELVAALDERGLKWGIITNKPMRFTDRLLPSLPFPVPPAVVVSGDTVGVAKPDPRPMHHATQQIRIDPQHCLYVGDAERDIQAGRNVGMRTALASWGYIADSDRPLEWGADIVIDSPLELLPFL; translated from the coding sequence ATGATCAAAGCCGTTTTGTTTGACCTGGATGGTACGCTCGCCGATACCGCACTCGACCTGGGCGCCGCCCTGAACCATCTGCTTGCGGAAGAGGGCTTGCCGCCGCGGCCGGATGAACAGATCCGGCCGATTGCCTCGCATGGTGCCCGTGCCCTGATCCGGCTCGGTTTTGACGTGCAGCCGGAAGACCCGGCTTTCGAGCCGCTGCGCCAGCGTTTCCTGGCTCATTACGACCTCCACCTGACCGATCGCACGCGTCTGTATGACGGGGTGGTCGAGCTGGTCGCGGCGCTGGATGAACGTGGGCTGAAGTGGGGCATCATCACCAACAAACCGATGCGCTTTACCGACCGCCTGCTGCCCTCCCTGCCATTCCCGGTCCCGCCGGCGGTGGTCGTCAGCGGCGACACGGTGGGCGTCGCCAAGCCGGATCCGCGCCCGATGCATCATGCGACGCAACAGATCCGCATCGACCCGCAGCACTGCCTGTATGTCGGGGATGCCGAACGCGACATACAGGCCGGGCGCAATGTCGGCATGCGCACCGCACTGGCCAGCTGGGGCTACATCGCCGACAGCGACCGGCCACTTGAGTGGGGGGCGGACATCGTCATCGACTCCCCCCTCGAATTGCTGCCATTCCTCTGA
- a CDS encoding 3-deoxy-7-phosphoheptulonate synthase, translating to MLRTENLNIESFDAMPTPDDIHQRLPLSDELAARVLAGRQTLQAILDRQDARKFVIVGPCSIHDPVAGLDYARRLRELADELSDVLYLVMRVYFEKPRTTTGWKGFINDPHMDDSFKIDEGVFRAREFLLEINRLGLATATEALDPIAPQYIGDLIAWTAIGARTSESQTHREMSSGLSTPVGFKNGTDGSVATAVNAIMSASYPHSFLGINGQGRSAIIRTRGNRYGHLVMRGGGGRPNYDSVSVSMAEAALQKAGLPSNIVIDCSHANCGKQASLQPLVVKDVLRQIEHGNQSIVGLMLESFIEAGNQPLTDDLSSLRYGCSVTDPCLDWETTAATLREAAAVLRRR from the coding sequence ATGCTGCGAACAGAAAACCTCAATATTGAATCGTTCGATGCCATGCCGACACCGGACGATATTCACCAACGCTTGCCGCTCAGTGATGAGCTGGCCGCCCGGGTACTGGCCGGCCGTCAGACGCTGCAGGCCATTCTTGACCGGCAGGATGCGCGCAAGTTTGTCATTGTCGGGCCGTGCTCGATTCACGATCCGGTGGCGGGTCTTGACTATGCCCGCCGTTTGCGTGAGCTGGCGGATGAGTTGTCGGATGTGTTGTACCTGGTGATGCGCGTGTATTTCGAGAAGCCGCGCACGACAACCGGCTGGAAGGGGTTCATCAACGATCCGCATATGGATGACTCGTTCAAGATCGATGAAGGGGTGTTCCGGGCGCGTGAGTTTCTGCTGGAGATCAACCGCCTCGGGCTGGCGACGGCCACCGAGGCGCTGGATCCGATTGCGCCGCAGTATATCGGGGATCTGATTGCCTGGACGGCGATCGGCGCCCGCACCTCCGAGTCGCAGACGCATCGCGAGATGTCCTCCGGGCTGTCGACGCCGGTCGGCTTCAAGAATGGTACGGATGGTTCGGTGGCCACGGCGGTGAATGCCATCATGTCGGCCTCGTATCCGCACAGCTTCCTCGGTATCAACGGTCAGGGGCGCTCGGCAATTATCCGCACGCGCGGTAATCGCTATGGTCATCTGGTGATGCGCGGCGGTGGCGGGCGGCCGAACTATGACAGCGTCAGTGTTTCCATGGCGGAGGCGGCGCTGCAAAAGGCCGGCCTGCCCAGCAATATTGTCATCGACTGTTCGCATGCCAACTGTGGCAAGCAGGCGTCGCTGCAGCCGCTGGTGGTGAAGGATGTGTTGCGGCAGATCGAACACGGCAATCAAAGCATTGTCGGTCTGATGCTGGAGAGCTTCATCGAGGCAGGTAACCAGCCGCTGACGGATGATCTGTCGTCCTTGCGCTATGGTTGTTCGGTCACGGATCCCTGTCTGGATTGGGAGACCACGGCGGCAACGCTGCGTGAGGCGGCGGCGGTATTGCGCCGGCGCTAG